The Bacillus sp. NEB1478 genome contains the following window.
ATGCACGTCATATTTATCAGAAAAAAGGATTTACACTCATATCGGAAGAAAAGCATCATAGCTGGGGTCATGATTTAGTTGGTGAAACATGGGAATTGAAATTGTAAAACAGGAAGAGGCTGACTCGTCTGAGCAGTCTCTTTTTCTGTTATTTTTGCTAGGTATCTTAGATTTCCCCTCAATTTATTTATATTGCAGCTTCACTCGTTCGGAATCGATTATTGAGAACTGCATGCGTTGAGGAAAATTAGGCGGATATCCCGATTTAAGTCTGATTCGTAATAATTAAGTCTTTCTACAAATTTCGACACCCAACACACAAAAAAAGCCTCCCAATGTCACTTGAGAGGCTCATTCCTATATTCGATACGGTAAAAATGGCGGGATCGGAACATTTTTGACAGATGCCGGAACTTCTAATTCTATTCCGGTATGAACTTCATTAACGGTTTCCAGCCCGTTCGCCCTTAATAGATTTTCTACTGAGATTCCGTTTTCTTCAGCAATTTTTTGTATGGATTCTTGCGGGCTGATTTTGTGTTTGTTTCGGATCTTTTCAATTTTGCAGGCTGATTGTTTGAATGTCGGCTGTTTGGATAATGGATCAGTGAAATCAGCGGTTAAATCATTTGCTGCTTCATGATTCGTCCAGCCGCCATAATGGAAAGGAACAAAAAGAAGACCTTTTTGAACCGCTGTTCCGATACGGGCAGCCACTTCGATCCATCCTCTTGGTGAAGACACGCGAACTTTTTCACCAGGTACTAGCGAAAACTTTTTGGCGTCTTCCTCATGGATTTCTACATAGGCGTTTGGTGCTGCAGCATCTAAAAGTGGTGCACGCCCCGTTTTCGTTCGAGTGTGCCAATGCCATACAAGCCGGCCGGTCGTAAGCCATAATGGATAATCATCGTTCGGCTGTTCAGATGGTGGAACAAAGCGTGTCGGATGGATGATCGCTTTCCCATTCGCTCCTTTGTTTTCGAACTCTTTTTTCGTTAAAGCACGACCTGTGAACTGGTCTTTTGTAAAACTCTGTGTATAATCAACAGTCGTATGGAACTTGAAATCCGTATACAATCTTGGAGTTCCCTTCGGATGTTCCTCATTCACCGGCCATCTGAGACCATTTTCTTCTTCCAGCTTTTCATACGTGATTCCTGTCATATCACAAGGGCGGCCGCGCGAAATAACCTTCCATTCTTCAAAACACTCTTCTGGTGTGCTGTATTGGATTAACGAATTTCCGTCACGGTCTTTAAAGCCCATTCTTTTTGAAAAATCGAGTAAAATTTCAAAGTCTGTTCGAACTCCTTCAGGCGGCTTAACGGCTTTTCGCAGCAAGTTTATTGTCCGATCCGCATTTTCCATCGTGCCTTCTTTTTCACCCCATAATGCTGCAGGGAGAATCACGTCAGCTACTGCCGCTGACTCTGTTAAAAATGGATCTTGAATGACGACGAAAATCTTTTCCAGCGCTTTTTTTGCTCGCTGCCGGTTTGGCAGTGAAACGAGAGGATTTGTTCCGATATTCCAAAAGAAACCGACTTCACCACTCTCGATCATGTCGATCTGTTCTTCGATTCCTTTTTCAGGTCCGACAGGCAGACTTAACGCATCTACATTCCACAGTTCAGCCATCTCATTAATATGGCTAGGGTTGGAAGAATTTCGCTGTCCCGGATATGTACCGACCCCGCCAGCTGTCCGGTTAGATGAAGAACTCGGCTGACCTGCCATATGCAAAGGACCAGAGCCTGGTTTTCCTATTAAACCTCTAATTAAATGCAGGTTGTTTATAGCAACACATGCCGTCGTTGCATCTGCACTCTGATATGTTCCTTGAAGTGTTGTCGTCACGAGAGAAGAAGTACTGCCGATCTGCTCACATGCTTTTTCGAGCTGTTTGATTTCGATCCCTGTTAATTTTGATGTTTCTTCAAGCGTCCAGTCTTCAACAGATTCAAGCATTTCATCATAGCCAATCGTATATTTTTCAGTGAATGCCTGATCTACCTGGCCATTTTTGGTGACGGCTCGAATAATGCCGTTCAGTAAAGGAACGTTCGAACCCGGATATAATTGCAGATGAAGGTCTGCCTCTTTTGCTGTGGCGGTTTTTCTTGGATCAACAACAATCAAGTAAGGTTTTCCTGTCCTTTTTTTCCGTTCCATAATACGCTCAAATAATACAGTTCCTGTTTCCGCAACGTTATGCCCGAACAGCATGAGTGTTTCTGTTTCATCTAAATCATCGAAAGAAGCTGGCGTTCCATCTGCTCCGAACGATTGAAGAAGACAAAACTCAGTCGTTGCTGTACAAAGTCTCGTGTTTGCGTCCAATAAATGAGTCTGCAGTCCAGCTCGCCCAATTTTAGCGATTGAATAATAGTCTTCTAGGAACCCTTGTCCTGTCGAATAGATCGCTACGCTGTTCGTGCCTTTTTTTTCTAAAGTATCTTTCGCTTTTGATGTGATCAAATCCATCGCTTCATCCCACGTGGCTGGCATCAATTCACCTGACTCATTCCGGATCAATGGCGAAGTTAACCGGTCTGGACTGTTGTTTGCGTACCATTGGTTTTCTCCTTTCGGTCCCAACCTGCCACGGTTTATGGAATGATCGCCATTTCCTTTAATGCCGACAATCTTTTTGTCTTTTACCGCAACATAACAGCCGCATCCAACAGAACAAATGTTACAAGTACTATAAACCCACTTGTCCACTTCACCTTGACTATAAATATTCTGATCGATTCTTTCGTCATTCCACGCCATCCATATCCCTCCTATCGAATTCTTGGTGAATAAAACGAAGGCACGATGTATTTGATCTTTTCAGCTCCGAACCTTTTTTCAAGATCTTCCGCAATGGCCTCCAGGTTTTTTTTCATACCCGGCAAAACATGCTTTAAATCGTTTATGACAGATGTTTCTTTGATATTCACCCAATTAACAGCTCTCATTAAAGCATTAAATAAAGGTTTCACAGCATCAAAGTTGTGATAAATAATCGTGACAGGTTCTTTAATTTCATCGAGTGTCCAGTCGTCTTTCAGCATTGGAATCAGCTTTTCGAGATATGCCTGCTGTTCCTTCAGTGCCTCCTGCAGAATCATTGAAATCGGATGTGAAACCTCTTTCGTGTCCTGGATCAGCCTTTTATTGCCCTCATAAATATCCGTGTAAAAACCGTACAGTTCGTTCATCTTTTCACCTTCCTTTAATGGTTGCTCCTACTTCAATCATTACCTATAAAAAATCAGTCGAAACCTTATGATCGAAAATAGAAGGGGCTGAATTCTTCTTTTTCTCAATAAAAAGACCTTGTCCATAAATGCGAACAAGGTCTTTAATCATTTTTCAATGTTAAAATTTTAATCCAGAAAGCAGCATGTTCCAAACAAGCTCAAATTCATGATCGATGTTTGGTGACTGCCACTCTTTTGCAAGTGCAGGATGGTGAAAACGCGCTGTTCCATAAAAAAATGCTTCGGCTATTTCACCCTCTTCACCACGTTTAAATTCTCCGTTCTCTATTCCTTCTTCTACAATTTCGGATAATTGCTGAATTAATTCATTAATATGTGCCGTAATTCCTTCGACCGATTCTTCAGCAAGTGCGTTATACATGGCGAAAAGCTCAGGATCTTCAATTGCTTTTGATCTCTTTGTGTCTATGAGATTATCGAACCATTTTCGCAGCTTATCAATAGAGCTGCAGTCCTCATGAATGATTTTTGCAAGAGGACTTGAAACCCGGTGTAGCCACCGCTCACCTACAGCCTCACGCAATGCTGATTTGCTTGGAAAATGGCGATAAAGCGTACCATGACTGACTCCTAGTGCCCTCGCCACATCCACCACCGATGTTTTCTCCAGTCCGTAACGTCTGAGAACTTGTTCAGCCGTATCTAAAATCTGTTCTTTTTTTAACGGTTCTGCCATTTTTTATTTTACTCCCAGCATACCCATTTGTTCTTTAGCGTAACGAGTTCCTGCTACGGCCTCAGCAGGTACAGCCGCTTCAATTTTTGCTAAGTCTTCAGAACTCAGCTTCAGTTCTAACGCTCCAAAAGCATCCTCTAAGTGTGTGCGTTTACGTGCACCGATTAATGGAATAACATCCTCACCTTGAGAAAGAACCCAAGCAATCGCAAGCTGTGCAACTGTTGTTTGTTTTTCTTCTGCGATTTCACGCAATGCTTCAACTAACGCCAAGTTCTTATCTAAGTTTTCACCCATAAAACGCGGAGAGAATGATCGGAAGTCGATTTGACCTTGGCGATCTTTTGACCATTTACCGCTTAAAAGACCTCTGGATAAAACACCGTATGCGGAAAGAGAGATTCCGAGTTCACGCAAAGTTGGCAGGATTTCCGCTTCAATACCACGGCTGAAAAGTGAGTATTCGATTTGCAGCCAGCCGATAGGATGAACTGCATGGGCCTTGCGGATTGTTTCTGCATTCGCTTCAGAAAGCCCGATCTCTTTAACATATCCAGCCTTCACCATTTCAGCCATCGCACCGATTGTTTCTTCAATGGGAACATTAGGATCTACTCGTGCCGGCTGATAAAGGTCAATATAATCGACACCTAGGCGTTGAAGTGTATAAGCTAAATTATTTTTAATTGCTTGCGGACTGTTGTTCATCCCGATCCAGCCGCCATCTGGAGATCTGAGTACGCCAGTTTTGACTGCGATAAAAGCATTTTCACGTTTTGTGCCTTGTAATGCTTCACGTAATAAAAGTTCGTTATGCCCTACTCCGTAGAAGTCACCTGTATCAAACAGGGTAACTCCCTTTTCTAAAGCTTCGTGAATCGTGGCGATGCTTTCTGTTCGGTCTGCATTGCCGTATAAATCTGACATTCCCATACATCCTAAACCTATTGCTGAAACTTCAGGTCCGTTGTTTCCTAATTTTCTTTTATTCATTTTCTTAACCTCCGATAGTGATGATTTAATTATAATCCATCTAGTAACAAATGACAAATATTTAATTTTGTCATTTGTTATTTATCCCTTCATAACCGTTTTTCACTAATTTTTCTTCATTCAAACTATAATGTAAGAAAAACTAACATAAAAATGATACAATAGTAAAAATTTAGTTTTTCCACGGTAAAGGGGATTATGATGGCAGCTGATAAAAACTCTTACAAAGATAAAAAAGTTATATCGATTGGAATCATAAGCGAACTCACTGGACTATCTGAACGAAAAATCCGTTATTATGAAGAAAGAAAATTAATATTCCCTGAAAGAACAGGACGTGGCACTCGCAAGTATTCTTTTTCAGATGTTGAAACATTGATGGAGATTGCCGACCAAATTGAAGATGGTGTACAAACCTATGAAATCAAAAAAGAAATGACGAAAAAGAAAAATGAAAAAATGAGAGAAGAGCGAAACAAAATGATACGCGGTCAAATCAATGCACAATTTAATATAAGAAAATAAAATAGCTGACCTCTCCTAAATCAGAGAAACCAGCTATTTTTTCATTATTGTTTATCTTGCCAGCCGTTCATACACATCGTGCAAGCATTTCAAGCCGAGATCTTGAATTCTTTTTATATAAATGCTCCACAATTTTGCCGTCATCTTTGCATCC
Protein-coding sequences here:
- a CDS encoding molybdopterin-dependent oxidoreductase — translated: MAWNDERIDQNIYSQGEVDKWVYSTCNICSVGCGCYVAVKDKKIVGIKGNGDHSINRGRLGPKGENQWYANNSPDRLTSPLIRNESGELMPATWDEAMDLITSKAKDTLEKKGTNSVAIYSTGQGFLEDYYSIAKIGRAGLQTHLLDANTRLCTATTEFCLLQSFGADGTPASFDDLDETETLMLFGHNVAETGTVLFERIMERKKRTGKPYLIVVDPRKTATAKEADLHLQLYPGSNVPLLNGIIRAVTKNGQVDQAFTEKYTIGYDEMLESVEDWTLEETSKLTGIEIKQLEKACEQIGSTSSLVTTTLQGTYQSADATTACVAINNLHLIRGLIGKPGSGPLHMAGQPSSSSNRTAGGVGTYPGQRNSSNPSHINEMAELWNVDALSLPVGPEKGIEEQIDMIESGEVGFFWNIGTNPLVSLPNRQRAKKALEKIFVVIQDPFLTESAAVADVILPAALWGEKEGTMENADRTINLLRKAVKPPEGVRTDFEILLDFSKRMGFKDRDGNSLIQYSTPEECFEEWKVISRGRPCDMTGITYEKLEEENGLRWPVNEEHPKGTPRLYTDFKFHTTVDYTQSFTKDQFTGRALTKKEFENKGANGKAIIHPTRFVPPSEQPNDDYPLWLTTGRLVWHWHTRTKTGRAPLLDAAAPNAYVEIHEEDAKKFSLVPGEKVRVSSPRGWIEVAARIGTAVQKGLLFVPFHYGGWTNHEAANDLTADFTDPLSKQPTFKQSACKIEKIRNKHKISPQESIQKIAEENGISVENLLRANGLETVNEVHTGIELEVPASVKNVPIPPFLPYRI
- a CDS encoding TetR family transcriptional regulator translates to MAEPLKKEQILDTAEQVLRRYGLEKTSVVDVARALGVSHGTLYRHFPSKSALREAVGERWLHRVSSPLAKIIHEDCSSIDKLRKWFDNLIDTKRSKAIEDPELFAMYNALAEESVEGITAHINELIQQLSEIVEEGIENGEFKRGEEGEIAEAFFYGTARFHHPALAKEWQSPNIDHEFELVWNMLLSGLKF
- a CDS encoding aldo/keto reductase, with the translated sequence MNKRKLGNNGPEVSAIGLGCMGMSDLYGNADRTESIATIHEALEKGVTLFDTGDFYGVGHNELLLREALQGTKRENAFIAVKTGVLRSPDGGWIGMNNSPQAIKNNLAYTLQRLGVDYIDLYQPARVDPNVPIEETIGAMAEMVKAGYVKEIGLSEANAETIRKAHAVHPIGWLQIEYSLFSRGIEAEILPTLRELGISLSAYGVLSRGLLSGKWSKDRQGQIDFRSFSPRFMGENLDKNLALVEALREIAEEKQTTVAQLAIAWVLSQGEDVIPLIGARKRTHLEDAFGALELKLSSEDLAKIEAAVPAEAVAGTRYAKEQMGMLGVK
- a CDS encoding MerR family transcriptional regulator translates to MAADKNSYKDKKVISIGIISELTGLSERKIRYYEERKLIFPERTGRGTRKYSFSDVETLMEIADQIEDGVQTYEIKKEMTKKKNEKMREERNKMIRGQINAQFNIRK